The proteins below are encoded in one region of Enhydrobacter sp.:
- a CDS encoding MaoC family dehydratase: MNAPRYWDDYEVGRKYPLGSTRFSEQEIVEFARLYDPQDFHLDAARARQSLFGGLIASGWQVCAKLMRLFVDNYLDKRTALGSPGVDEIRWLKPVRPGDTLTAWVECAAKVPSKSKPELGVIHESWHAVNQKGELVMTAKGINMVRRRPA, translated from the coding sequence TTGAACGCCCCGCGCTATTGGGACGACTACGAGGTCGGCAGGAAATATCCGCTGGGCTCGACGCGTTTCTCAGAGCAGGAAATCGTCGAGTTCGCGCGACTCTACGATCCGCAGGATTTTCACCTCGACGCTGCGAGGGCACGGCAGTCGCTGTTCGGCGGCCTGATCGCCTCGGGCTGGCAGGTCTGCGCCAAGCTGATGCGCCTCTTTGTCGACAACTATCTCGACAAGCGCACGGCGCTGGGCTCGCCGGGCGTCGACGAGATCCGATGGCTGAAGCCGGTGCGGCCGGGCGACACGCTGACGGCCTGGGTCGAATGCGCGGCCAAGGTGCCGTCGAAAAGCAAGCCGGAGCTCGGCGTCATCCACGAGAGCTGGCACGCCGTCAACCAGAAGGGCGAGCTCGTCATGACGGCCAAGGGCATCAACATGGTGCGGCGAC
- a CDS encoding acyl-CoA dehydrogenase family protein encodes MKSRGRLREEHDLIRAQLRRFVEEKVKPHGPQWEQAGFVPRSVLREMGELGFLSLRVPEALGGSGLDARASVILAEEVGRSTFGGFAITVLVHTDMASPHLVRFGSKRQHERYLPGVMAGRTITAVAVTEPGTGSDVAGIRTRAVRDGDSYVLNGAKMFITNGVHGDLYFVAARTDPAAKGSRALTMFMVEKGTPGFHVGRALDKTGWRCSDTAELVFEDCRVPSENVLGEENRGFYAIMANFQTERLVIGAMAMAEAREALRLTFEHVNQRIAFGVPLWEKQAIRQRLSRRLAEVEAARQLVHHTASLDARGVDCVAQVSMVKALAGDLVNAVLYDCVQFHGGMGFVRESAIERMARDARVQAIGGGASEVMLEEIAKRFGQVLSD; translated from the coding sequence GTGAAATCGAGGGGCCGTCTTCGTGAAGAGCATGACCTGATCCGGGCCCAGCTTCGCCGCTTCGTCGAGGAGAAGGTGAAGCCTCACGGGCCGCAATGGGAGCAGGCCGGGTTCGTGCCGCGCAGCGTGCTTCGGGAGATGGGCGAGCTCGGTTTCCTCTCGCTGCGGGTTCCCGAGGCGCTGGGCGGCTCAGGCCTCGATGCCCGCGCGTCGGTGATCTTGGCCGAGGAGGTGGGACGGTCGACCTTTGGCGGCTTCGCCATCACCGTGCTCGTCCATACCGACATGGCGAGCCCTCATCTGGTGCGCTTCGGCAGCAAGCGGCAGCACGAGCGGTATCTGCCGGGCGTCATGGCCGGCCGGACGATCACGGCGGTTGCCGTCACCGAGCCCGGCACCGGATCCGATGTCGCGGGCATCCGCACCCGCGCGGTGCGCGACGGCGACAGCTACGTGCTGAACGGCGCGAAGATGTTCATCACCAACGGGGTGCATGGCGACCTTTACTTCGTCGCGGCGCGCACCGATCCCGCGGCCAAGGGCAGCCGTGCCCTCACCATGTTCATGGTCGAGAAGGGCACGCCCGGCTTCCACGTCGGCCGCGCACTCGACAAGACGGGCTGGCGCTGCTCGGATACCGCTGAGCTCGTGTTCGAGGATTGCCGCGTGCCGTCGGAAAACGTGCTGGGCGAGGAGAATCGCGGCTTCTACGCCATCATGGCCAACTTCCAGACCGAGCGGCTGGTGATCGGCGCGATGGCGATGGCCGAGGCGCGCGAGGCGCTCCGCCTGACCTTCGAGCATGTAAATCAACGCATCGCCTTCGGTGTGCCCTTGTGGGAGAAGCAGGCGATCCGGCAGCGGCTTTCGCGCCGACTGGCCGAGGTCGAGGCGGCGCGCCAGCTCGTGCACCACACCGCCTCGCTCGATGCCCGGGGCGTCGATTGCGTCGCGCAGGTATCGATGGTGAAGGCGCTGGCCGGCGACCTGGTGAACGCGGTGCTGTACGACTGCGTGCAGTTCCATGGCGGCATGGGTTTCGTGCGCGAAAGCGCGATCGAGCGCATGGCGCGCGATGCGCGCGTGCAGGCGATCGGTGGCGGGGCGTCGGAGGTGATGCTGGAGGAGATCGCCAAGCGGTTCGGCCAGGTCTTGTCAGACTGA
- a CDS encoding (2Fe-2S)-binding protein, which yields MYICICRAIRDRDVDAAVRAGAQRPVDVFRACGQTPQCGGCAADMRKRIGQTIADEQAAPQVLLAAD from the coding sequence ATGTATATCTGCATCTGTCGCGCCATTCGAGATCGTGATGTCGACGCCGCCGTCCGGGCCGGCGCCCAGCGGCCCGTGGACGTCTTCCGGGCGTGCGGCCAGACCCCGCAATGCGGCGGCTGTGCGGCGGACATGCGCAAGCGGATCGGCCAGACGATCGCCGACGAACAGGCCGCTCCCCAGGTGTTGCTCGCCGCCGACTGA
- the bfr gene encoding bacterioferritin translates to MRGNPQIIAELNKLLKNELTAINQYFLHARMMKHWGFERLGKKIYDESIGEMKHADRLIQRILLLEGLPNLQDLGRLGIGETVPECLNADLRLETAARADLLGTIAACESAQDYVSREIAVDILDDAESHIDFLETELALLEKVGEQNYLQTQIGEEEDAD, encoded by the coding sequence ATGAGAGGCAACCCGCAGATCATCGCCGAACTGAACAAGCTTCTAAAGAACGAGCTCACCGCCATCAATCAGTACTTCCTGCATGCCCGGATGATGAAGCACTGGGGCTTCGAACGGCTGGGCAAGAAAATCTACGACGAGTCGATCGGCGAGATGAAGCATGCCGACCGGCTGATCCAGCGCATCCTGTTGCTCGAGGGCTTGCCAAACCTGCAGGATCTCGGCCGGCTCGGCATCGGCGAGACTGTTCCTGAATGTCTGAATGCCGACCTCAGGCTCGAAACGGCCGCACGTGCCGATCTGCTCGGAACCATAGCGGCGTGCGAGAGCGCCCAAGACTATGTCAGCCGCGAGATCGCGGTCGACATCCTGGATGACGCCGAATCCCATATCGACTTTCTGGAAACGGAACTCGCCCTCCTCGAGAAGGTGGGCGAGCAGAACTACCTGCAGACCCAGATCGGAGAAGAGGAGGACGCCGACTGA
- a CDS encoding superoxide dismutase encodes MPLDKPKHAFSLPKLPYAENALEPVISAKTISFHYGKHHAAYVNKLNELIVGTDYDGMSLADIVAKSAKNEKDKAVFNNAGQIWNHNFYWDSMSPKGGEPSGKLKDALQSSFGGVKEFKDAFQKAAVAQFGSGWAWLVKGKDGKLKITTTSNADTPIAHGETPLLTADVWEHAYYLDYQNRRPDHVTAWLDKLVNWSFAEKNLG; translated from the coding sequence ATGCCACTAGACAAGCCCAAGCACGCCTTCAGCCTTCCGAAGCTGCCCTATGCCGAGAATGCCCTCGAGCCGGTGATCTCCGCAAAGACCATTTCGTTTCACTACGGCAAGCACCACGCCGCCTACGTGAACAAGCTGAACGAGCTGATCGTCGGTACCGACTACGACGGCATGTCGCTCGCGGACATCGTGGCCAAGTCGGCGAAGAACGAGAAGGACAAGGCGGTCTTCAACAATGCCGGCCAGATCTGGAACCACAATTTCTACTGGGACAGCATGTCCCCGAAGGGCGGCGAGCCGTCCGGCAAGCTCAAGGATGCGCTGCAGTCGAGCTTCGGCGGCGTGAAGGAATTCAAGGATGCCTTCCAGAAGGCCGCGGTGGCGCAGTTCGGCAGCGGCTGGGCCTGGCTGGTGAAGGGCAAGGACGGCAAGCTCAAGATCACCACGACGTCCAACGCCGATACGCCGATCGCCCATGGCGAGACGCCGCTCCTCACGGCCGATGTGTGGGAGCACGCCTACTATCTCGACTACCAGAACCGCCGCCCCGACCACGTGACCGCTTGGCTGGACAAGCTCGTGAACTGGTCGTTCGCCGAAAAGAACCTGGGCTGA
- a CDS encoding DUF3309 family protein, with product MLGTILLIILILILLGALPTWPYSSGWGYYPSGGVGLILIIVIILLLMGRI from the coding sequence ATGCTGGGCACTATCCTTCTGATCATTCTGATCCTCATATTGCTCGGCGCGTTGCCGACCTGGCCCTACAGCAGCGGCTGGGGCTACTATCCCAGCGGCGGCGTCGGGCTCATCCTGATCATCGTGATCATCCTGCTGCTGATGGGCCGCATCTAG
- a CDS encoding lipid A deacylase LpxR family protein: MPKTITLAAVFLAAGMTAAAAGQPVPIDRTPDPDEQRNIFTLQVENDFFNLVGKSDRDYTNGVRIGWLSPALSDLPDGWARMLTLPTFFGEGPVDSVTRRVGVSFGQNLYTPQDTETSRPIFDDRPYAAWLYMSVALQSTYKRVDPRSGADDPVRLDTLQLDFGLVGPAAGGAFVQNNFHRLINDSPANGWANQLHNEPTLDLTFERRWRTGHGIVLDRPKLEYDLVPIVGAAVGNVSTYASVGGLLRVGKDLRADFGPPRARPALPGSEGFVGKGFAWYLFFGVSGSAVARDMFLDGNTDGNSMHVTHRPFVAEGTVGLALLFRGVRVSFTQVVRTPSFFERDRFDQFASINVTFRY; encoded by the coding sequence ATGCCCAAGACCATAACGCTGGCGGCTGTCTTCCTGGCGGCGGGCATGACCGCGGCGGCCGCCGGGCAACCGGTCCCGATTGACAGGACGCCCGATCCCGACGAGCAGCGCAACATCTTCACGCTTCAGGTCGAGAACGATTTCTTCAATCTGGTCGGCAAGTCGGATCGAGACTACACCAACGGCGTGCGCATCGGTTGGCTCTCGCCGGCTCTGTCGGACCTGCCCGACGGGTGGGCGAGAATGCTCACCTTGCCGACCTTCTTCGGCGAAGGGCCGGTCGACTCGGTTACCCGGCGGGTCGGCGTCTCGTTCGGCCAGAACCTCTACACGCCGCAGGACACCGAGACAAGTCGCCCGATCTTCGACGACCGGCCGTATGCGGCATGGCTCTATATGAGCGTCGCCCTGCAGTCGACCTACAAGCGCGTCGATCCGCGGAGCGGGGCCGACGATCCGGTACGACTCGACACATTGCAGCTCGATTTCGGACTGGTTGGTCCCGCCGCCGGCGGTGCGTTCGTGCAGAACAACTTTCATCGCCTGATCAACGACAGTCCGGCCAACGGCTGGGCCAACCAGCTCCACAACGAACCGACGCTCGACCTCACCTTCGAACGCCGCTGGCGCACCGGACACGGCATTGTCCTGGATCGTCCGAAGCTCGAATACGATCTCGTGCCGATCGTCGGGGCCGCGGTCGGAAACGTCTCGACCTATGCCAGTGTCGGCGGCCTGCTGCGCGTCGGCAAGGACTTGCGGGCCGACTTCGGACCGCCGAGGGCGCGCCCCGCATTGCCCGGTTCCGAAGGCTTCGTCGGCAAGGGATTTGCCTGGTATCTGTTCTTTGGCGTGAGCGGATCAGCCGTGGCGCGCGACATGTTCCTCGACGGCAATACCGATGGCAACAGCATGCACGTGACGCACCGGCCCTTCGTCGCCGAGGGCACGGTGGGCCTGGCGCTGCTGTTTCGCGGCGTGCGGGTTTCGTTCACCCAGGTCGTGCGCACGCCGTCGTTTTTCGAGCGCGACCGCTTCGATCAGTTCGCGTCGATCAATGTCACGTTTCGCTACTGA
- a CDS encoding MFS transporter: MTVFARIPALAPFQIRSFRFQWPADLLASWAFEMEGVILGWFVLVSTGSVTALAVFGSLQFLGTLVSPFFGMAGDRIGNRNVLCLMRITYAGVAFCLMLLFLSRLATPVPVFLLAAVMGLVRPSDITLRNLLVGETMPADLLMRAMSVSRMTADSARVVGALSGATLMATLGSGIAYVVICAVYGVSFLLSLNVGVRRLRVLGEQAIPLSPVRALREGFAYVWSTPDVRAATLLAFLMNFAAFPLVNALLAHVAKDIYGLDQTGLGWLIASFAIGALSGSILLSMHGARIRAARTMIACALVWFALNLVFSWIQTPRWGEILLILIGVAQSFCMVPMAVILLRTADPAFRGRVMGVRMLAVYGLPLGLLLSGPLIEHVGFAVTGSLYSVIGIAFTLLIAAHWREHLWYPQAAANQR; encoded by the coding sequence TTGACCGTATTTGCGCGTATTCCTGCACTGGCACCCTTCCAGATTCGCAGCTTCCGTTTCCAGTGGCCGGCCGATCTTCTCGCCTCCTGGGCGTTCGAGATGGAAGGGGTGATCCTCGGCTGGTTCGTCCTGGTGTCGACCGGCTCGGTCACCGCGCTCGCGGTCTTCGGTTCCCTGCAGTTCCTCGGCACGCTGGTGTCGCCTTTCTTCGGGATGGCGGGAGATCGCATCGGCAACCGCAACGTCCTTTGCCTGATGCGCATCACCTACGCAGGCGTTGCGTTCTGCCTGATGCTGCTGTTCCTGAGCCGGCTCGCCACGCCCGTTCCCGTCTTCCTCCTTGCGGCGGTCATGGGCCTCGTCAGGCCGTCGGACATCACATTGCGCAATCTCCTGGTGGGCGAGACCATGCCGGCGGACCTCCTGATGCGGGCCATGAGCGTATCGCGCATGACGGCCGATTCGGCGCGCGTGGTGGGCGCCCTGTCGGGCGCGACGCTGATGGCCACGCTGGGATCGGGTATCGCCTATGTGGTAATCTGCGCAGTCTACGGCGTGAGCTTCCTGCTGTCGCTCAATGTCGGCGTCAGACGGCTGCGGGTGCTGGGCGAGCAGGCGATCCCGCTGTCCCCGGTCCGCGCCCTCAGGGAAGGCTTCGCCTACGTCTGGTCGACACCTGACGTTCGCGCCGCCACTCTGCTTGCCTTCCTGATGAACTTCGCGGCCTTTCCACTGGTCAATGCGCTGCTGGCGCACGTCGCCAAGGATATCTACGGCCTCGACCAGACCGGTCTCGGCTGGCTGATCGCAAGCTTCGCGATCGGAGCGCTGTCGGGCTCGATTCTGTTGTCGATGCACGGCGCGCGCATCCGAGCGGCCCGGACGATGATCGCCTGCGCGCTGGTCTGGTTCGCCTTGAATCTCGTCTTCTCGTGGATCCAGACGCCGCGCTGGGGCGAGATCCTGCTGATCCTGATCGGTGTCGCGCAAAGCTTCTGCATGGTGCCGATGGCGGTGATCTTGCTGCGCACGGCCGATCCTGCCTTTCGCGGACGGGTCATGGGCGTGCGCATGCTCGCGGTCTACGGGCTTCCGCTCGGCCTGCTGCTGAGCGGTCCCCTGATCGAGCATGTCGGATTTGCGGTGACCGGCTCGCTTTACAGCGTCATCGGCATTGCCTTCACGCTACTGATCGCGGCCCATTGGCGCGAGCATCTCTGGTATCCGCAGGCGGCCGCCAACCAGCGATAG
- a CDS encoding radical SAM protein translates to MGSSAKKTCFQLILIKPTHYDDDGYPITWLKSHIPSNTLAALYGLGDDCRRRRVLGPDVEIVLKPFDETNTRVRPDRIVRDIRRSGGKGLVCLVGVQSNQFPRAVDLGRQFIEAGLPVALGGFHAAGCLSMLPVVPPEIQAAMDMGISIFAGEAEEGRLDAILQDAWHDRLKPLYNHMEDLPGIEGAPTPSLPPAALARNEGRRSSFDLGRGCPFQCSFCTIINVQGRKSRFRSADDLEAIVRENYRQGITSFFITDDNMARNRHWEDFFDRLIELKENEGIQVSLIIQVDTQCHRIPNFIAKAQWAGVYRVFIGLENINPDNLLAAKKRQNKITDYRKMLQAWHAVGISTWAGYILGFPGDTRESVLRDMEIIKKELPLDILELFILTPLPGSEDHQKLWKQGAWMDSDLNKYDLHHRVVHHPRMSDEEFDRTYRDAWKAYYTPEHIETVARRHGAIRGRNPAEPAQFMTMFKIMFEAEGIHPLEGGIVRMKYRRDRRYGLPIEPIGLFHLKLAAESWRKLRIYARLAWQGWRIGQRVKHDPRRHEYTDLALEPVAEEEMDKLALFAETAGGEAAVVKKRGEDLARARAAVAQNQRLAAAE, encoded by the coding sequence ATGGGCAGCTCGGCCAAGAAGACGTGCTTTCAGCTCATCCTGATCAAGCCGACTCACTACGACGACGACGGCTATCCGATCACGTGGCTCAAGTCCCATATTCCCTCCAACACGCTTGCCGCGCTTTATGGGCTCGGAGACGATTGCCGGCGCCGGCGGGTGCTGGGGCCCGATGTCGAGATTGTCCTCAAGCCGTTCGACGAGACCAATACGCGCGTACGGCCCGATCGTATCGTCCGCGATATCCGCCGCAGCGGCGGCAAGGGTCTGGTCTGCCTGGTCGGCGTCCAGAGCAACCAGTTCCCGCGAGCCGTCGACCTTGGACGGCAGTTCATCGAGGCCGGCCTCCCGGTGGCGCTTGGCGGTTTCCACGCCGCAGGTTGCCTTTCGATGCTGCCGGTCGTGCCGCCGGAGATCCAGGCGGCCATGGACATGGGCATCTCGATCTTCGCCGGCGAGGCGGAGGAAGGCCGACTCGACGCCATCCTGCAGGATGCATGGCACGATCGGCTGAAGCCGCTTTACAACCACATGGAGGATCTGCCGGGCATCGAAGGCGCCCCGACTCCCAGCCTGCCGCCCGCGGCCCTGGCCCGCAACGAGGGCCGCAGGTCGAGCTTCGACCTCGGCCGCGGCTGCCCCTTCCAGTGCTCGTTCTGCACCATCATCAACGTGCAGGGCCGCAAAAGCCGCTTCCGCAGCGCCGATGACCTCGAGGCCATCGTCCGCGAGAACTACAGGCAAGGCATCACGTCGTTCTTCATCACCGACGACAACATGGCCCGCAATCGGCATTGGGAGGACTTTTTCGACCGGCTGATCGAGCTGAAGGAGAACGAAGGCATCCAGGTGTCCCTGATCATCCAGGTCGACACGCAGTGCCACCGCATCCCGAATTTCATCGCCAAGGCCCAGTGGGCCGGCGTCTATCGTGTCTTCATCGGCCTCGAGAACATCAACCCCGACAATCTGCTGGCAGCGAAGAAGCGGCAGAACAAGATCACCGACTATCGCAAGATGCTGCAGGCCTGGCACGCAGTCGGAATCTCCACCTGGGCCGGCTATATCCTGGGCTTCCCCGGCGATACGCGGGAATCCGTGCTACGCGACATGGAGATCATCAAGAAGGAGTTGCCGCTCGACATCCTCGAGCTCTTCATCCTCACGCCGCTGCCGGGATCGGAAGACCACCAGAAACTGTGGAAACAGGGTGCCTGGATGGATTCCGACCTCAACAAATACGACCTTCACCATCGCGTGGTGCACCATCCCAGGATGAGCGACGAGGAGTTCGACCGCACCTATCGCGATGCCTGGAAGGCCTATTACACGCCGGAGCACATCGAGACCGTGGCCCGCCGCCACGGCGCCATTCGCGGCCGCAATCCGGCGGAGCCGGCCCAGTTCATGACCATGTTCAAGATCATGTTCGAGGCCGAGGGCATCCATCCGCTGGAAGGCGGCATCGTGCGGATGAAGTATCGCCGCGACCGGCGCTACGGGCTGCCGATCGAGCCGATCGGGCTCTTCCATCTCAAGCTCGCCGCCGAGAGCTGGCGCAAGCTCAGGATCTACGCGCGGCTCGCCTGGCAGGGCTGGCGCATCGGCCAGAGAGTGAAGCACGACCCCAGGCGCCACGAATACACCGATCTCGCCCTCGAGCCGGTGGCCGAGGAGGAGATGGACAAGCTCGCGCTGTTCGCCGAGACCGCCGGCGGGGAGGCAGCGGTCGTCAAGAAACGCGGCGAGGATCTGGCGCGCGCCCGGGCTGCGGTCGCCCAGAACCAGAGGCTCGCCGCCGCCGAGTAG
- a CDS encoding adenylate/guanylate cyclase domain-containing protein, with protein MDEEVVARVYADPLARWFVTEAYKIADTGELVAASGEQLVKAGIPLCRLAYFQRTLHPELDGKAYFWRRGQPVQVQSAAAGLGDRPEFRASPIAIVYDERKTLRVRLESVEPEAPALRQFKAEGGTDYVALPLLFGNGHVDGLSVMSDRPGGFSTADLDRMFLLQFAFTRIVESHSLRDTATYLLDAYVGRAAGRRILAGEIKRGSGQTIEAVLWYCDLRGFTRASDTLPRDTVINLLNDYFDVMGKIVTGVGGEILKFMGDGMLGMFPVPNPDERARVARNVIRAAGSVADAITVLNGIRAAADEPAVRFGLALHIGEVMFGNIGASNRLDYTVIGPAVNHAARLERLCAPLGRPVVLSGALAELLPPRDIEPLGAHTLKDIDEPQPIFGLRGAGGWSLP; from the coding sequence ATGGACGAAGAGGTCGTCGCCCGCGTCTACGCCGATCCGCTGGCCCGCTGGTTCGTCACCGAGGCGTACAAGATCGCCGATACCGGCGAGCTCGTCGCCGCATCGGGCGAGCAGCTCGTCAAGGCCGGCATCCCGCTCTGTCGCCTGGCCTATTTCCAGCGCACCCTGCACCCCGAGCTCGACGGCAAGGCCTACTTCTGGCGCCGCGGCCAGCCGGTGCAAGTCCAGAGCGCGGCCGCGGGCCTGGGGGACCGGCCGGAGTTCCGCGCCAGTCCGATAGCCATCGTCTACGACGAGCGCAAGACATTGCGCGTCCGGCTCGAGAGCGTCGAGCCTGAAGCCCCGGCGCTGCGCCAGTTCAAAGCCGAGGGCGGGACCGACTACGTTGCCCTGCCGCTCCTGTTCGGCAATGGCCATGTCGACGGCCTCAGCGTGATGTCCGACAGGCCGGGAGGCTTCTCGACGGCCGACCTCGACCGCATGTTCCTGCTGCAGTTCGCCTTCACGCGCATCGTCGAGTCGCATTCGTTGCGCGATACCGCAACCTATCTGCTCGATGCCTATGTCGGCCGGGCCGCCGGCCGGCGCATCCTGGCCGGCGAGATCAAGCGCGGCAGCGGCCAGACGATCGAGGCGGTCCTTTGGTACTGCGACCTGCGCGGCTTCACACGCGCGTCGGACACCCTGCCGCGCGACACGGTCATCAACCTGCTCAACGACTACTTCGACGTCATGGGCAAGATCGTCACCGGCGTCGGCGGCGAGATCCTGAAGTTCATGGGCGATGGCATGCTGGGCATGTTTCCCGTGCCCAACCCGGACGAACGCGCCCGCGTGGCCCGCAACGTCATCCGCGCGGCGGGCTCGGTGGCCGACGCGATCACGGTGCTGAATGGCATCCGAGCGGCCGCCGACGAACCTGCCGTGCGCTTCGGCCTGGCATTGCACATCGGCGAGGTGATGTTCGGCAACATCGGCGCCAGCAACCGACTCGACTATACGGTGATCGGCCCCGCCGTGAACCACGCGGCGCGGCTGGAAAGGCTTTGCGCGCCGCTGGGCCGCCCTGTCGTTCTTTCCGGCGCGCTCGCGGAGCTGCTGCCGCCGCGGGACATCGAGCCGCTCGGAGCCCACACGCTGAAGGACATCGACGAGCCGCAGCCGATCTTCGGGCTGCGCGGCGCCGGCGGCTGGAGCCTGCCTTAG
- a CDS encoding TauD/TfdA family dioxygenase, translated as MELVPLGPGFGVEVKGIGLLDVATDADAYRAVRSAFEEHSLLVFRDQPVADDVQAAFSRAFGPLELTKVSSLGQNTFYSRLTNTANGKVVPPDHRQVLVAKANALWHTDSSFKKTPALASVLTARVLPEDGGETEFTSTRLAWERLPRDMQARLKDAVATHSYANSRDQIHPDLATEIERRALPPVRWRLNWRNPVNDRRALYVASHAYAIDGMDERDARQLLAQLVDEATRREFVYSHRWRQGDAVMWDNRAMLHRGRPWDYAHERTMVRTTISATLADGLDEVKPPVLH; from the coding sequence ATGGAACTGGTTCCGCTGGGACCGGGCTTCGGCGTGGAGGTGAAGGGGATCGGCCTGCTCGACGTCGCCACCGACGCCGACGCCTACCGAGCAGTGCGGTCGGCGTTCGAGGAGCATTCGTTGCTGGTGTTTCGCGACCAGCCCGTCGCCGACGACGTCCAGGCGGCGTTCAGCCGCGCCTTCGGGCCGCTCGAGCTGACCAAGGTCTCGTCGCTGGGACAGAACACGTTCTATTCGCGTCTCACCAATACGGCGAACGGCAAGGTGGTCCCGCCCGATCATCGCCAGGTTCTGGTCGCCAAGGCCAATGCCCTGTGGCACACCGATTCGTCGTTCAAGAAGACGCCGGCGCTGGCGTCGGTCCTGACGGCGCGCGTGCTGCCGGAGGACGGCGGCGAGACCGAGTTCACCTCGACGAGGCTCGCCTGGGAGCGACTGCCGCGCGACATGCAGGCGCGCCTCAAGGATGCGGTCGCGACTCACTCCTATGCCAACAGCCGCGACCAGATCCATCCCGACCTCGCGACCGAGATCGAGCGCCGGGCGCTGCCGCCGGTGCGCTGGCGGCTCAACTGGCGCAATCCGGTGAACGACCGGCGGGCACTCTATGTCGCGAGCCATGCCTATGCCATCGACGGCATGGACGAGCGCGATGCACGCCAGCTCCTGGCGCAGCTCGTCGACGAGGCGACCCGCCGCGAGTTCGTCTATAGCCACAGATGGCGCCAGGGTGATGCCGTGATGTGGGACAACCGGGCGATGCTTCACCGCGGTCGTCCCTGGGACTATGCCCACGAGCGGACCATGGTCCGCACGACGATCTCCGCGACCCTCGCCGACGGCCTCGACGAGGTAAAGCCGCCGGTCCTTCACTGA
- a CDS encoding NAD kinase: MSARSNSAPRLAFVAASTPVARAARVALEKRYGGVTTAQADIIVALGGDGLMLHTLHRNIRRRTPIFGMNLGTVGFLLNQYRAGGLLARLKAARQVTLVPLRMLATTTRGKRHEVIAINEVSLLRSSRQTARIAVSVDGHMRLPDLHCDGALVATPAGSTAYNLSAHGPILPLGAGLLALTPINAFRPRRWRGALLPHHSKVEFIVLDPRKRPVAAAADSVEIADVVKVTVTEANDIPLTLLFDPEHDLEERILKEQFAP, translated from the coding sequence ATGTCCGCCCGTTCCAATTCCGCTCCGCGTCTGGCTTTCGTGGCAGCGTCGACGCCGGTTGCCCGCGCCGCGCGCGTGGCGCTCGAGAAGCGCTATGGCGGTGTGACGACCGCGCAGGCGGACATCATCGTGGCCCTGGGGGGCGACGGGCTGATGCTTCATACCCTCCATCGCAACATCCGGCGCCGGACCCCCATCTTCGGCATGAACCTGGGCACGGTGGGCTTCCTGCTGAACCAGTACCGGGCCGGCGGGCTGCTCGCGCGCCTGAAGGCCGCCCGACAGGTGACGCTCGTCCCCTTGCGCATGCTGGCGACCACGACGCGCGGCAAGCGTCACGAGGTGATCGCCATCAACGAGGTCTCGCTGCTGCGCTCGAGCCGGCAGACCGCGCGCATCGCGGTTTCGGTCGATGGCCACATGCGTCTGCCCGACCTGCACTGCGACGGCGCGCTGGTGGCGACGCCGGCCGGATCGACCGCCTACAACCTTTCCGCCCACGGTCCGATCCTGCCCCTCGGCGCCGGCCTGCTGGCGCTGACGCCGATCAACGCCTTTCGGCCGCGGCGCTGGCGCGGTGCCCTGCTGCCGCATCACAGCAAGGTCGAGTTCATCGTGCTCGATCCGCGCAAACGCCCCGTTGCCGCCGCCGCCGACTCGGTCGAGATCGCCGATGTCGTCAAGGTGACGGTGACCGAAGCCAACGACATCCCTCTCACCCTGCTGTTCGACCCCGAGCACGACCTCGAGGAACGCATCCTCAAGGAGCAGTTCGCGCCCTGA